The Terriglobia bacterium genomic sequence GGAGATTTCAAGGCCGCTCCGGATGAGCGGCCTTTTTTTATGGAGAATAATGATGACCAAACTCAAACGGCCCATTGCCATCTATCACGAACATCCCGATTGGTTTCGACCCCTTTTTGAGGAATTCGACCGCCGGGGAACTCCGTATATCCGGATAGACGCTCGCCAGCACCAGTTCGACGTTGCTTCGCGGGACGGCGAGTACTCATTGTTTTTCAATCGGATGAGTCCTTCGGCCTACACCCGGGGGAACGGTCACGGGATTTTTTACACCCTCAATTTCCTCGCTCACCTCGAACGGTTAGGGGTCAGGGTGGTGAACGGCTACAGGGCCTTTACCGTGGAGACCTCTAAGGCGCAACAACTTTCCCTGCTCGAATCGCTGGGTCTTACTTATCCGCGAGCGCGGGTGATCAATCATCCAGCCGAAGCGGCGCAAGCTGCCGAGGGCCTGCGTTTCCCGGTGGTGGTGAAGCCCAACCTGGGCGGAAGCGGTGCCGGCATTGTCCGTTTTGACCGCTTCGAGGACCTCTCCCGCGCGGCGGTGGAAGGTCGGCTGGCATTGGGACTCGATCAGACCGCCCTGGTGCAGGAATATATTCCAGCGCGAGGAGGGTTCATTACCCGGGTTGAGGTTCTGGGGGGGAAGTATCTCTATGCCATTAAGGTTTACTTCACCGGTGACAGTTTCAACCTCTGCCCCGCCGACATCTGCCAGACGACGGAGGGGGTGGAACTCGCGCGCTCCGCGTGTCCGGTGGATGCCCCCAAGAACAAGATGAAGGTGGAAGCGGTCACGCCGCCGCGGGAGGTGATCGAAGCCGTGGAGCGGATCATGCAAACCGCCGGGATAGAGGTGGGGGGCGTCGAATATATCGTCGACGACCGCGACGGGAAGCTGCTCTATTACGACATCAACGCCCTGTCAAACTTCGTTGCCGATGGACCGCACGTTGTTGGATTCAATCCATACGCGCGCCTGGCCGACTTCTTGGAAACGGAGGCCCGCTGATGCGTTACGGATATTGGCTTCCAGTGTTTGGCGGTTGGCTGCGGAACGTCGAGGACGAGGGGATGGAACCGACGTGGGAGTACAACAGCCGGCTGGCGAGGCGCAGCGAGGAGATCGGGTTCGACCTCACCTTGATCGCTGAACTGAATCTGAATGATATTAAGGGGATTCACGCTCCTGCCCTCGACGCCTGGTCGACGGCGGCCGCGCTGGCCGCGGTGACCCGGAGGCTGGAATTGATGGTCGCGGTCCGCCCCACTTTCCATCTGCCCGCGCTGCTGGCCAAGCAGGCGGCAAACATCGACCGCATCAGCGGCGGCCGCCTTTCACTCAATGTGGTCTCTTCATGGTGGGCGGATGAAGCGAGACAGTACGGGGTTCACTTTGAGCAGCATGATGATCGCTATGCGCGAACCGCGGAGTGGCTTCAAGTGTTGAACGGCGTATGGAGCCGTGACCATTTTTCATTCACGGGCAAATACTATCGGGTCGAGGACACGGTGTTGCAGCCCAAGCCCGTTTCACGCCCACGCCCCACCCTCTATGCGGGCGGCGAGTCTGAAGCCGCAAAGGAGCTGATCGCCGGGGAGTGCGATGCCTACGTCATGCACGGGGATCCCCCGGAGCGGATCGCACACAAGATCGCCGACCTTTCGTCGCGCCGCATGCGAATGAATTTGCCTCGTATGAAGTTCGGGGTGGCCGCCTATGCCATCGTGCGGGATACGGAAGAGGAAGCGCGGCAGGAACTGCGTCGGATCACTGACGTGAAGCAGAGTGCTGCCGGGTATGGGAACTACCAAGAGTGGCTGGCAGGGACCCAACTGGAGCAGAAGGTTTCTTTGGAGGATTATTCGGTGTCGAACCGGGGCCTGCGGTCGGGTTTGGTGGGGACGGCCGAGCAAGTCCGGATGAGAATCGCGGAGTTCGAGGCAGCGGGCGTGGATCTGTTGCTGCTGCAATTCAGCCCGCAACTGGAAGAGATGGAACGCTTCGCCGAGACCGTCATTTCTCGTGGAAGTTCCTTAAGCCATGAGAGGGCGACCCTTGATAACACATGGCAGGCAAGCATGGGGAGCTAATACGGGAAATAGCATGCCAAATGGACAGGGGATCAGGAAGGCAAGTCGCCCTCCAGGACCATCTCTGGATCTCAAGCGGGGGCAACCGAGCTAAAGACTGAACAATCCGCTAATGCTTTTCTGTTGCTTCAGCCATCAGCCCTTCCAGCCACACGTCTTGATCCATGATGCGAGTTTTCCATCTCGGCCGCAGTCGGTCGAGCAAAAAGGCCTGCGCCATGCCCGAGTAATAAAAACGGATATCTCCTTGCCGGGCGGACTGCATCCGCATGTTCATGAGTTCTTTCGACCATTGACCGGGAAAAGTCTTGTACTTCTGAAAATCGGGATCGACAGACAATTCCGGCAGCGGTACGTAATCCCGGTTCAAAGACGCCTCGCGCCAGACCGCCAATTCGATGTACTTGGCAAGGCCCTCCAACCACTCCATGTGGCGCTCATAGTTCATCATCGAGACGTCCAACCCGTGCCGCTGGCGCCTTTCGCGTCGCGCGGCCAGGAACTCTCGGGCCAGGCTGGCCTCTTCCTCGTCCGAACTTGCATTCACCGCCCGGGCCAAGAGCGTCAGCTCCAATTTCCATGATTTCTGCAACTCGGAATTCTCCCACGGATAGTTCGTCTCAACCCGATACGCCTTCCTCGCCTCGGCAAAACGGTCCGGAGCCATCCCTGCCTGGAAGGCGTGAAAGGATTCGTGCAGCAGGATCGCAATATGGAAGTCAGAGCTATTGAGGTTGAACAGTCGCATGGGCAGACGGTAAGGAAACACCGGCTTCAGGAATCCCGGGATGTGATCCCGCAAGTTGTTCGCAAAGGATATCTGCATCCACTCCTTGGTGGGCAGGCTCGCTGCCCAGCGATTGCCGATCGGTACGGCAAAGGCCACGCTCTCCGGATTGTGAATTCGATAATAGGGATTTCCCAGGAAAGTGTCCCCGGAAACCTGTTCCCAGCCGGGAGGTGGATTGGGATCACCCACGAGGAAACCATATTGCTCGTTGCGGGAGAGAAAGGGGATCTCCGCCCGGCCCCAATCCGGCCAGAGAGATTCGCCGACAGTCTGTTTCAGGTGGAGCGCCTCCGCAAGAAATGACTTCTCCTGTGGGTCGAGGCGATCAATGAACCTGGAGTGAGCAGGAAGCCCCCGATTGCTCAGGAACGACACGCCCGCGGCAGCGAGAATCAGGATGAACAGAATGAGTATGCCAGTCCTTAGTATCCGTCGGATCTTGCCCAAGATGTCCCTCCCTGCGGTATCCATGAAAGGCCACAAAGGATTACTGACTACCTCTGAGCCAGTGCCGACATAAACCCCCCGGATCCCAGCAAGGATTGGCCTCCATCACAAACGTACACGGCCCCGGTGATGTAAGCGGCAGCGTCGGAGCACAGAAACAAGGCCAGATCGGCAATTTCGTCTTTGGTTCCAAAGCGCTGAAGGGGGATCGTTCGACTGAGCTTCTGTTTGATTTCTTCCGTGGGACTCAACCGGCGCATCCCTTCGGTATCGGCAATGGGTCCCGGGGCGATCGAGTTGACGCGCACCCCCGCTTTTCCCCACTCAATCGCCAGCGTCCGGGTCAGCATGTCCACTCCCGCCTTGGCGGCGCAGACATGCGATTGCATGGCAACAGGAATGAACGCATGGGTGGCGGAAATGCTGACGATCGAGGCGCCGGGTTTCCTCAAATGCTCATACGCGGCGCGGCAGGTGTTGAATGTTCCAAGCAGGTCGATGTCAATCACCGATTTGAAGCCGTTGGAAGACATGCCGAGGGACAGGGCAGGAAAATTCCCCGCCGCGCCACAGAGCAGGATATCAATTTCGCCAAAGTCGTCACGGGCTTTTTTCAGCGCGGATTCGAGGGCCGGGTAATCGCGCACGTCGGCGGCATACCCCGACGCGATTCCTCCCTGGGCTTTAATGGAGGCAGAAGCCTGATCGAGTTTGTCCCGGGTACGTCCCAGCAGGGCGACCTTGGCGCCGTGTTCCGCAAATCGTTCCGCAATGCGGAGGTTGATGCCGCTGCCTCCGCCGGTTACAAATGCCACCTTGCCTTTCAGTAGATGATCTCGAAAAGTACTGGCCATGGGGAGTGCTCCTGAGGGGCTTGAGATTTGATTCGGCAGAAGGCGGTTCGACAAGGGGCTATGCTAACATGATTAATACTCAAGAAAGGGTGGAATTACACCGGGGAGACGCAGAGGGGTTACCTACGCATTGTCGCGGTCGGTCCGATGGCTGAGACCGTCGTGTCCTAAGGCGTGGCAATGCCAGGCGGCTAATTCTGAATTTCTCTGCGGACTCCGCGCCTCCGCGTTGAGATCATTTGCTCTCTTCTTTTCGGTCTACGACCGTGATCCGGACCTCGCTGCCATTGGTCCGGATCTCGGGTACGTACATCGCGTACCCGAGCGTCGGCAAGGCATGGAATTTTCCCGGCGCCTCTGCCCGCAAATCGTACCGGATCTCCCAGATCCCCTGGGGCAGCTTGTCAATGAACAGTGCTACCTTGCGATCGCGCAGCTCCTGATACACCCAGCGCGACCGGCCGGTATAAGAAGATTCAGATTGAAGAGATGAACCCTCTCCGACTTTGGACTTTGGACCTTGGACTTTGGACTGTTCTTCTAGGGCGCCGGCCTTCAACTCCTTCGCATATATCGGCTCCCCACTTCGAACTTGAACGGCCTCCAGACCCGCGGGCTTGAGGTCTTCAAAGACAAGATACTCATAGTTGTTCTTCGCTTCAATGGTTAGGACGGTCTGCACCCGATCGCCGCTGGTGACCGATTCCCCGTCATTGAGGGGTTGCCGGTCGTACACATAGCCTTTCAAGAGCGTGGGATGTCCCACCAGTTTGTAATATTGGCGGCGAACAAAGATTTCGTTGCCGGCGGCGGGAATGGGCTCTTCGAGGCTGAAATAGCGGGTCTGAACGGAAAAATAGAGGGGGCTGTTTCCGCTCTTCCGCTTGATGCGAATTTCGTTGGCCCCGTCGACAAGGTCCTTTGCATCCACCGGGAATTGAGACGGGGCGGTCAGGGCGTCGTCCGGGGTGATTTGTTTGGTGGCGATCATGTGACCGTTAACGGAAAGCTCGTATTCGACTTCGGGATGCAGCTCCCCGCTGGATCTCAAATAATCGGTGAGTGAAAGAATCGTGATGGCGGTGTCGCGTGTGCTATTCCACTGCGCGCCCCTGCGATTCTTGATCAGCCAGTTGGTCACCGGCTCCACGAGCTTGTTCTGCGGATCGATGGCCAGCAGCGCTCGCAAGGCGAAAGAGGTGGCTTCGACGCCCCCGTCGGACCACCGCCAGTAAATCCCATCCTCTCCCCAATGGGCCGTGGGGATGACGCCTTTTTCAGAGTCCTGGCCGCCTTTTTGGATGATGGAAAGATCCGGCCGGGTATCAATCTTGACGCCATTCTCAAGGTTGCGGATTAACGTTTTAGCTTGATCTGTGTAACCCAGATGGTTGGCGCTCAGGGCCAACAACGACCGGGTGTAGGCGTTGAGCGGGTCGCGGTTCTTCCAGAGATTGTCGAAGGCCTTGGAAACCGGAGAGGCGATCTTGGAGAGTTTCATGGAATGATAGTAGGTCGATACCGCATGCAGCATCCACGCCTGGAGATCATAGTTGTTTTCCTGCTCGACGAGGGTTTTCTGCAAATAGTCGACGCCACGATCCAGCACCTCCGGTTTTAACTTAATGCCGGCGTCGCGGGCGAGGGTCAGGCCCCACACGATATAGGCGGTCATAAATGGATCGGTGTCGCCGTCCTTCCACCAACCCCAGCCGCCATCCGAGTGCTGAAAATCATAGAGACGCTTCAAGCTTTGCTGGGTGACGTCATCCAGAAGCTGGAGGTCATTCGAGCCGCGGGGGTGAGTCTGTGCGGCAAATTCCTGCTCGACCCCTCCGAACACTTTACCCATGACCAATTCAGGCCGCAGTCCCAGATCCTTCAAGGTCTTTGCCACGACCACGGCGGGAAGGAACCGGCTCATGGTTTGTTCCGTACAGCCGTACGGATAGTCGATGAGGTAGGGAAGGGCATCGAGCATGGTAACCGCCATGCTGGGGGCCACCTGAACGGTCATCACTGTGGATTCCGGTTTGCGGTCTTTGGGTACGTCGAGCTTGACGGTGATCTCATCCCCGCGCATCTTGCCGGACTTCGCAATGAATTTCTCAATGCCGTGCTCATAAATAGGGAAGGATTTTTCCATTGCATCGGCATAAGCCCCGCCGCGTCCCGTGACTTTGAGCTTGGCTTCACCGGGCTTTTGGACGGACACAATCCAGTCGGCCCTCGCCTCGCCGTTGGCAGGAATTTGAACCGGTGCCTGCTCACCCTTGACGGGAGAACCCTTGACGACGATGCCTGTCACGACAAGGCCCTGGGCATCGAGAGATGGGGTGACCGTCATAGGTTTATCGGTATTGTTATTCATCACAGCAGAGATGGTGACCTGATCACCCACAAGGAAGAACCGAGGTGCCTGCAAGCGCACAATCAAGGGCTGCTGCGTTCTAGTCGTCGACGAGGCAATGCCGAACTGGTTCGCCTCGCTCTCGACGCGCGCAGTGGCCTTCCAGGCGGTTAAGGAATCAGGGAACTTCACTTTGACGGTCGCCTTGCCATCTTTGTCGGTCACCACGTCGGGTTGCCAAAAGACCGTGGCCCGGAAATCAGTCCGGACTTGGACGGCGGGTTCCACTCCGGGCGTACCAGGCGGGGGAGGCGGTGGGGGTGGTGGCGCAGCAGAAGGTGTTTTTAGAGCCCCTTCAGCCAATTGGACAAGGTTTGTAACTTTAGAAGCAGCCCCCATGGATTCGAAGACCATGACTTTGTCTCCGGCCTGCATCCTTCCATTCTTCGAAACCAACCCGCCAATGACTCCGCCAAGCCTCCCACCGCCAACGCCGCCTCCCATCCCGGTACCGAATTCAGCTTTAAATTTGTCGAGTCTATCCTCCGCCAGCTGGCGCTCATCCACCAGTTCTTTGTCGGGGCCTTCGACCAGCTTCGTAAAGCTTTTTTGGTTAAACGTGCTTTCATTTTGAATACGGTTGTATCGTTTGGTCCCGTAGAAGAACTGGCGCGGATCTCCCGCATAATCCTGTTGAATGTAGTAAACCGATTCATCGACCAGCCCCAACCCCACCTCGGCAGCGATGGGTTTCCCATCAAAAGTCCGGGTGGTGACGACGAGGGTGCCTTCCTCGCGCGGCTGGTACTGCTCGCGATCGGCCTTCACGTCGACGGTGAGAAACTGTTGCACCGGCGGGATGACGATCTGTTTGGTGTCGAGAGAAATTTCTCCTTCATTCACCATCGTGGCGCTGAGGAAGATATTCGGCACGTGCCTTTCTTCGATGGGGATTTCGAGAAGTTTTGCCGTCCCGGTCACATGGACCAACTGGTAGCTGTACAGATCATCTCCTTCAATACTGAAAAGAACATAGCGGTTATTGGTGGGCACATTCAACAGAATGGGCGCCCTCTGTCCAACCTGAAAGGTATCTTTATCTGCAATGATCTCGACCCCGCCGTGGCGATAGCCGAGCTCCGTGGTCGAGTCCTTGCACACCCACACCGTGGTTTGGGCCTTAATCGGAGACCCGTCTTTATCCCTGCTGCTCCAGGCGATCTGATAGTAGCCGTCGCGGGCTGGCGTAAACGTGAGTTCCGCCTTGCCCTCCGCATCTGTCTTAACAGTCTGTTTCAGGATGTCCTCATGCTGGTAGCCGCGAAACTTCAGCCGCCACGACCTGCCGCCCGAGCCGGGCGGGGGAGGGAAGAAAGGCCACTTCCGGCGCTGAATAGTCAACTCGTCCCCTTTGACTTCCTTTCCCGTGGGATCAATCCAGATTTCGTACCAGTAATCCCTCGTAACTTTCACCGTGCCTTCGACCTCGACTGGCTGCTCATTAGCGTCGAGGGCCTTCACATCGACGGTGACTTTGTCCTGCGGGCGATAGAGGTTGTGTTGGGCATGGGGATACACGTAGTACCGCTGCCGGGTAACGCGGACCGTGCCGCTACCTTCGATTTCGCGGCGGGAGGCGTCGGTGACGCGCGCTTCGATGAAATATTCATAATCCTGCTGGTCCCCGCGCGGTGTGTCAAAGGTGAGTGAGGCCTTGCCAGAGGCATCGGTCTTGATGGTCTCGCGCTTGATCACCTGACCTTGCCGGCCTCCATAGTACTGGGATCGTCCGGTCATATCCTCGTAATACCAGGGAAAATCGTGGGGGGGATTCCACCCGTGGTAAAACAGGTTCTGGTGGACGAGCACTTCAACCGAGGCATCGCTGACCGGGCCGCCGAAGTAATAATCCGCCTGGATGTTGACTTCGACCGACTCACCGATACGGAATGATTTCTTCTTCCCGTTCTCTTCCGGTGTTTGGACGCTGACCTTGAATTCCGGGAGCTTATATTCCTCCAGCCGGAACAGGTTGGCCGATCCGACCTGGTGCCTTCGCCCTTCGTCCCAGAAGGTCACACGGTAAACGCCCAAAGGCATGGCCTCGGTCAGCTCCAGCGATCCCCAGGCGCTCCCGAAGGTATTGAGGGTGATTTTGCCTTCCTTCACCTTGGCCCCGCGGGCGTCAGTGATCTGGAATTCAAGGGTTTGGTTGGCGGGCGTCGAATAGACAGAGCCGTTGTAACGGCGTGCGATGAGTTTCCAATGAGCATCTTCTTTGGGACGGTATGCAGGGCGGTCGGTAAACACATAGACCCGCCAGGGTTGGTCCTGCCGCCCGTAAGAATAGGAATTGCCCAGGCTGAAGGCCTGCCGGTCACTGATGATGGCGCTGACGAAGAGTTGGAGATTGTCGTGATTCCTCGTCATATCAAAGACCGCAATCCCATCGGCATTCGTTGGTTTAGCGAATTTCTTGCTGATCCACATGCGGTTTTGATAATCGTACGAGTTTTCCCACAGGGTCACGTTGGCTTCCGCGATGGGAGCGCCGTCGAGTGCGCTGCAGAAATAGACGAGCGCTTGCTTGCCGGTCGTCTTCAACACCAGGGAAGTGTCCGTGACTAGAATCAAGTCGCGGACACTCATCGCCCCTCCTGCCGCCTTAAGAATGTAAGCTCCCACTGGGAGTTTGGTTTCCAGACGGACCAGCTCAGAGCCAGGTCGATAGTCTCCCTTGTCCCGGGTCTCTTTGGACCATGATTTCAGGGGCTGATGCGCGTCCAGGTTGATCGACTCAATCCATCCTCGGACCCACTGGCCGCTGACCATCTCAACATCGCGCGTAAGATCCACTTTATAAAGTTTGAATTCAATCGTTTTGACATTGCGCCAGTTCAGGTTGAACTGGATCTCTGAGCCGGGAAGGAAGAAATTTGAAACAAAAACGCCAACACTTGGGTTCGTGATACTTTTAATCTGCTGCGTCGCTGGCTCGAAGTAACGCGATTCGCCCTTCTGGTATTCACTGACGAGCCGCCGGTACAATTCCAATGCTCGGACATAGTCTGGTTCGTTTCTTTCCTGGCCCTCTTCATCTACTGCGACGCGGCCGTTGTTTTCGAGCCACTGGGCGTATTGAAACAGCGCATCGTCATACCAATCGTTGGATCTTCCTGCTTGAATAGCCCCCTCAAATTCTTCAGGAATCCGGCGCCGCTGATTCGTGTCGGCGGCCTGCGAGCGAAGCGTCATGGCCAGCAGATAGTGCGCCTGAGCCTTGTCATCCGCGGTCTTGGCGATCTTGAGGGCATTTTCCAGGACATCAAGGGGCACGTTTAGACCGTAATTGCCATACGAATAGTAACGGCCGACTAAGGAGGGCCGTGTCATTTTCCAGACCAATTTCAGATAGCGATTTCGCGCGGTCTCAATGTCCGCGGAGCCTGCCCACCAGTCCAACGCCTGCTGATAGTGCGGCCAGGCCTGTCCCCAGTCGGATAGGTTAGGTCGAGTCCACCAGAAATCCCCCAGGGATTCCTGCACTTCGGCCCACACCAAGTCCCGATCCTCGGGGCGTTGAATGTCGCGCACGAGCACTTCAAGTTGATGACGTGCTTGATCGAGCTTGGTCGTGTCGGCGGTTTGGGTGGCCGCCTGCGAGCGCCATAGCGTGTCCGCCAGGCGGAAGTCGACCCATCGCTTCTGGGACGAAGAGAGATATGACGCACTCGCCTGAACATAGCGCTCATAGGCCCGCGCGTATGAGCCCTCAGCGTATGAGGATTCGGCGTCACTTTTCAGCTTTTCGTAGTCGGGGGTCTGAGCGTAGAGCGAAATCAGGCCAAGAGTCAGCGCAAACAGCAGAACGAATGTCGTGAAGGGTTTCATCGCGGCCTCGCAAGTGGCAGAAAAGGGGAGTTCTTAAATCAGAATTCACGGACCTTATGGGTACAGAACATGGGCCCCGGTGCCTCTGCCCGGTCTACCGATTTTTGGAAAGACGGGTAATTCTTTCTAAATACCGTCAACACTGCCTACTGTCTCTTTAGATGCATTTGCGCCCCAAAAGTTCCCGAACAAAATAAAAGGGCTAGAGTAAGCCCTTCTCTCGCTCGAGATCACCTCAAACTTTTTGATGTTGGACCCTTTTGAGCTCCTCCATGAAGGAGTTGATCTCGCGCTGGCGGTCAAACTTCTGTTTGCTTTGGGATGACAAATACCGTTGGCCCTTAATATTGGAGTTTTGAAGACTGTCAGCAGAAGCACGAAGCTGCCTTGAGATTGATTCCGACAACGATGTGAGATCTGAGATTTCAGTTTTGAGATGGGTGAAGGCTGCAAGGCGGTCCATTAAGCAGAGCATAGACCGGACCTCGCCAGCGGAGCCGCGGGCAACATAAAGAAATGTTAAAAGCTCCTGAGTCGTCCCTCGCTCGAATCCTTCTGCAATGTTATTCGAAACGGACAGGGCCGCTCGCTCAATTTGGCTCCTCAAGTCTCCATACGGCTTCTGGTGATCGACTTCAAATATCAGGAAAGCCTTCTTGGCCAAATTAATTGCCGATTCCCACACGGGTAGGCCTTCAAACCGCTTGTATTTCATGATGATTCCTTGGAGTCCTTCTGCGGGGGAGGAGTTGGACTTCTGTTGTTCCTTCGCTTGCGATTTGATTATCGAACATGAATTGCTAATTGCCAAACAAATGTCTCTTGAACCAAGCCACCGTCCGTTGAATGACCTCGTTCTCCCAAGTAATCGAGGTATAGGTATGGTTGGCGCCTCCAATAATGACCTTTTCTTTGACAGCTGCCCCTGCCGAACTGAGAAATTCCTCCGCATCGGAGAGAGGAACCACCTCGTCCTTTCCAGGCTGAAGGATGAGGGTGGGTCCTTTGAAGGCGGTGAGGGCGGCGAGAGGATTGACCTTGAGCATATCTTCAAGGAACCGGGTTGATACCTCGCGGGCGTCATACTCCAAGTTGCCCTGCGCGCTGGGGATCGCTTTCCCTGATCTCACAATCGCCCTGCGAAGGCGTTCCGTGTGAGCCACCGCGCTCCACAAGACCAACGCCCGGGCCTGCACCGGGCTGGCTATGCTTGCGGCGACGGTCCCTCCGAGCGAGAGGCCGGCCAGCCCGATGCGGTCAGTGGCGATCCCTTTTTGCGCTCGAAGGAACGTCACTGCGTCCTCGGCATCAGCGATCTCGCCCTGCAAGGTCATGTCTCTGAATGTTCCTTCGGATTCTCCCGACCCGTAAAAGTCAAACCGCAGGGCAGCCATGCCTGCCTGTTGGAGGGCCCGGGCGCACTTGACAAAGATCCAGTGAGACTCGATACGGTCTCCCGTGAATCCATGAAAGAACACGACACCGGGAACAGGTCCGATGCTCTTCACATCGGGCCAATGAATCATTCCGCGTAACCACTTTCCATCGCGATTCTTGAATTGCACCACGGTTTCCATGGGAGGGCGGTTCCTTTCGCTCTGTTTCATATCGGCCTTCGGTTTATTGGGTGTGGCGGTCTTGTGCAGCTGAGCATGAACGGGGTGCGCTATCATCCAGGCAAACAGAAGGAATAAAGAAGAAGGCCCTTTTATCCGCATTTGACTTCTCCACTCAGGCATCGGTCGTCGGATTTCTTTAGCGGCAGCATCATACGGGTTCGAGGCAGGTTTGAGCCGGACCAGGAATTGCGAAAGACCACAGGTCGGCGAATCGCCTCGGGCTTTTTCCGATCCGTTATTAAACTATTGTGCCTGCCCGCTTTTCCGAAGAGGAGGCAGGGTATCCTTTCCCGTTATCAGGCGCGCAGCCCGATTCTGCGTGAAATAATTCCAGGCCCACTGTACGAAGACGAGGAGCCGGTTCTCGAATTCCACAATATACATGAGGTGAACGAAGAGCCAGGTCAGCCACGCAAAGTATCCGGAAAAACGGACGCGGCCAAAATCGGCGACGGCTGCTGCCCGGCCAATCGTGGCCAAACTGCCCTTGTCCCTGTAAACAAAGGGGGGCATCGTCTTGCCTTGGAGTCGGCGCGCGATCACCTTGGCCACGTAACGCCCCTGCTGCATCGCAACGGGTGCAACCCCGGGCAACGGTTTTCCGGTTTGATGACTGAAGTTGGCGAGGTCCCCGATGACAAAGATTTCCGGATGACCTTTTATGGTGAGGTCGGGTTCGACCACCACCCGACCCACCCTGTCAAGTGAGGCACTCGTGGCTGATGCGATCTTGCGGCCCAGGGGGGATGCGGCGACGCCTGCGGCCCAGAGGACAGTGCGTGTGGGGATCTTTCTTTCCTCGTTGCCGCACCGAATCTGGACCGAATCCTCATCAATTCCTGTGACGACGGCGTTGGTTTGAACCGTCACGCCCAAACCCGCCAGGGAGCGCACGGCATCCGAGGACAGACCGGCCGGATAAGTGGGCAGGATGCGGTCATTCCCCTCGAGCAGGAGGATCCGCGCATCAGCGGGATTAATGGATCGGAATTCATGCTTGAGTGTATCGTTGGCGATTTCTCCCAGGGCGCCCGCCAGTTCGACGCCGGTGGGCCCACCCCCCACGACGACAAACGTCAGGCGGGACCGGATTTTTTCCGGATCTGACTCTCGCTCGGCTTCTTCAAACGCCAACAGGATGCGTTTCCGGATCTCTGTGGCGTCCTCGATCGTCTTCAAGGCCGGCGCGACAGCCTCCCATTGCGGGTTGCCGAAGTAATGATGTTGGGCGCCGGTTGCAACAACGAGGGTGTCGTAAGGAACATCTCCCTTGCGAAGCAGGACGCGATGCCCGGCGGCATCGACGTCGATCACTTCATCCAGTAACACACGCACATT encodes the following:
- a CDS encoding SDR family oxidoreductase, translated to MASTFRDHLLKGKVAFVTGGGSGINLRIAERFAEHGAKVALLGRTRDKLDQASASIKAQGGIASGYAADVRDYPALESALKKARDDFGEIDILLCGAAGNFPALSLGMSSNGFKSVIDIDLLGTFNTCRAAYEHLRKPGASIVSISATHAFIPVAMQSHVCAAKAGVDMLTRTLAIEWGKAGVRVNSIAPGPIADTEGMRRLSPTEEIKQKLSRTIPLQRFGTKDEIADLALFLCSDAAAYITGAVYVCDGGQSLLGSGGFMSALAQR
- a CDS encoding alpha-2-macroglobulin, whose amino-acid sequence is MKPFTTFVLLFALTLGLISLYAQTPDYEKLKSDAESSYAEGSYARAYERYVQASASYLSSSQKRWVDFRLADTLWRSQAATQTADTTKLDQARHQLEVLVRDIQRPEDRDLVWAEVQESLGDFWWTRPNLSDWGQAWPHYQQALDWWAGSADIETARNRYLKLVWKMTRPSLVGRYYSYGNYGLNVPLDVLENALKIAKTADDKAQAHYLLAMTLRSQAADTNQRRRIPEEFEGAIQAGRSNDWYDDALFQYAQWLENNGRVAVDEEGQERNEPDYVRALELYRRLVSEYQKGESRYFEPATQQIKSITNPSVGVFVSNFFLPGSEIQFNLNWRNVKTIEFKLYKVDLTRDVEMVSGQWVRGWIESINLDAHQPLKSWSKETRDKGDYRPGSELVRLETKLPVGAYILKAAGGAMSVRDLILVTDTSLVLKTTGKQALVYFCSALDGAPIAEANVTLWENSYDYQNRMWISKKFAKPTNADGIAVFDMTRNHDNLQLFVSAIISDRQAFSLGNSYSYGRQDQPWRVYVFTDRPAYRPKEDAHWKLIARRYNGSVYSTPANQTLEFQITDARGAKVKEGKITLNTFGSAWGSLELTEAMPLGVYRVTFWDEGRRHQVGSANLFRLEEYKLPEFKVSVQTPEENGKKKSFRIGESVEVNIQADYYFGGPVSDASVEVLVHQNLFYHGWNPPHDFPWYYEDMTGRSQYYGGRQGQVIKRETIKTDASGKASLTFDTPRGDQQDYEYFIEARVTDASRREIEGSGTVRVTRQRYYVYPHAQHNLYRPQDKVTVDVKALDANEQPVEVEGTVKVTRDYWYEIWIDPTGKEVKGDELTIQRRKWPFFPPPPGSGGRSWRLKFRGYQHEDILKQTVKTDAEGKAELTFTPARDGYYQIAWSSRDKDGSPIKAQTTVWVCKDSTTELGYRHGGVEIIADKDTFQVGQRAPILLNVPTNNRYVLFSIEGDDLYSYQLVHVTGTAKLLEIPIEERHVPNIFLSATMVNEGEISLDTKQIVIPPVQQFLTVDVKADREQYQPREEGTLVVTTRTFDGKPIAAEVGLGLVDESVYYIQQDYAGDPRQFFYGTKRYNRIQNESTFNQKSFTKLVEGPDKELVDERQLAEDRLDKFKAEFGTGMGGGVGGGRLGGVIGGLVSKNGRMQAGDKVMVFESMGAASKVTNLVQLAEGALKTPSAAPPPPPPPPPGTPGVEPAVQVRTDFRATVFWQPDVVTDKDGKATVKVKFPDSLTAWKATARVESEANQFGIASSTTRTQQPLIVRLQAPRFFLVGDQVTISAVMNNNTDKPMTVTPSLDAQGLVVTGIVVKGSPVKGEQAPVQIPANGEARADWIVSVQKPGEAKLKVTGRGGAYADAMEKSFPIYEHGIEKFIAKSGKMRGDEITVKLDVPKDRKPESTVMTVQVAPSMAVTMLDALPYLIDYPYGCTEQTMSRFLPAVVVAKTLKDLGLRPELVMGKVFGGVEQEFAAQTHPRGSNDLQLLDDVTQQSLKRLYDFQHSDGGWGWWKDGDTDPFMTAYIVWGLTLARDAGIKLKPEVLDRGVDYLQKTLVEQENNYDLQAWMLHAVSTYYHSMKLSKIASPVSKAFDNLWKNRDPLNAYTRSLLALSANHLGYTDQAKTLIRNLENGVKIDTRPDLSIIQKGGQDSEKGVIPTAHWGEDGIYWRWSDGGVEATSFALRALLAIDPQNKLVEPVTNWLIKNRRGAQWNSTRDTAITILSLTDYLRSSGELHPEVEYELSVNGHMIATKQITPDDALTAPSQFPVDAKDLVDGANEIRIKRKSGNSPLYFSVQTRYFSLEEPIPAAGNEIFVRRQYYKLVGHPTLLKGYVYDRQPLNDGESVTSGDRVQTVLTIEAKNNYEYLVFEDLKPAGLEAVQVRSGEPIYAKELKAGALEEQSKVQGPKSKVGEGSSLQSESSYTGRSRWVYQELRDRKVALFIDKLPQGIWEIRYDLRAEAPGKFHALPTLGYAMYVPEIRTNGSEVRITVVDRKEESK
- a CDS encoding LLM class flavin-dependent oxidoreductase; amino-acid sequence: MRYGYWLPVFGGWLRNVEDEGMEPTWEYNSRLARRSEEIGFDLTLIAELNLNDIKGIHAPALDAWSTAAALAAVTRRLELMVAVRPTFHLPALLAKQAANIDRISGGRLSLNVVSSWWADEARQYGVHFEQHDDRYARTAEWLQVLNGVWSRDHFSFTGKYYRVEDTVLQPKPVSRPRPTLYAGGESEAAKELIAGECDAYVMHGDPPERIAHKIADLSSRRMRMNLPRMKFGVAAYAIVRDTEEEARQELRRITDVKQSAAGYGNYQEWLAGTQLEQKVSLEDYSVSNRGLRSGLVGTAEQVRMRIAEFEAAGVDLLLLQFSPQLEEMERFAETVISRGSSLSHERATLDNTWQASMGS